The Saccharothrix variisporea genome has a segment encoding these proteins:
- the ligD gene encoding non-homologous end-joining DNA ligase codes for MGGDLSEYRRKRDAGRTPEPVPGEGAPLPRGEDDTFVIQEHHASRLHWDVRLERGGVLVSWAVPKGLPPEPGTIRLAVRTEDHPLEYASFEGTIPKGEYGAGEMLIWDRGRYETVKWSDREVDVVLRGSRVEGEFVFFRRGSGGDGKDWMVRRRHEAVRPDWVPLPEVVAPMLATAAEGLPERNGDYAYEFKWDGVRAVARVEGGRVTVVSRAGNDVTGSYPELQGLGESLGSTQVMLDGEIVALEGGRPSFGALQQRMHASGAQARRLVSRVPVTYLVFDVLHLDGVSTVNMPYARRRELLEGLDLRGAHWATPKAYPGAGPEVLAASREQGLEGVVAKRLDSPYTPGVRSPHWVKITRVATQEVVVGGWRPGEGKRKGVVGALLLGIPEGDGLAFVGSVGTGFGEAELRSLTARLERLAVKRSPFVTEVPRERAKGARWVRPELVGEVVHRQWTADGRMRFPTWRGLRPDRSPSEVRRLG; via the coding sequence GTGGGTGGGGACCTGTCGGAGTACCGGCGCAAGCGGGACGCCGGGCGGACTCCGGAGCCGGTGCCGGGTGAGGGGGCGCCGCTCCCCCGTGGTGAGGACGACACGTTCGTGATCCAGGAGCACCACGCCTCCCGGCTGCACTGGGACGTGCGGTTGGAGCGGGGTGGGGTGTTGGTGTCGTGGGCGGTGCCGAAGGGGTTGCCGCCGGAGCCGGGGACGATCCGGTTGGCGGTGCGCACGGAGGACCACCCGTTGGAGTACGCGTCGTTCGAGGGGACGATCCCGAAGGGCGAGTACGGCGCGGGCGAGATGCTGATCTGGGACCGGGGTCGGTACGAGACGGTGAAGTGGAGCGACCGCGAGGTGGACGTGGTGCTGCGCGGGTCTCGGGTCGAGGGTGAGTTCGTGTTCTTCCGCCGCGGGTCGGGTGGGGACGGCAAGGACTGGATGGTGCGGCGGCGGCACGAGGCGGTGCGGCCGGACTGGGTGCCGTTGCCGGAGGTGGTGGCGCCGATGTTGGCGACGGCGGCGGAGGGGTTGCCGGAGCGCAACGGGGACTACGCGTACGAGTTCAAGTGGGACGGGGTGCGGGCGGTCGCGCGGGTGGAGGGCGGCCGGGTGACGGTGGTGTCGCGGGCGGGCAACGACGTGACGGGGTCGTACCCGGAGTTGCAGGGGTTGGGTGAGTCGCTGGGGTCGACGCAGGTGATGTTGGACGGGGAGATCGTCGCGTTGGAGGGTGGTCGGCCGAGTTTCGGGGCGTTGCAGCAGCGGATGCACGCCAGTGGGGCGCAGGCGCGGCGGTTGGTGTCGCGGGTGCCGGTGACGTATCTGGTGTTCGACGTGTTGCACCTGGACGGGGTGTCGACGGTGAACATGCCGTATGCGCGGCGGCGGGAGTTGTTGGAGGGGTTGGACCTGCGGGGTGCGCATTGGGCGACGCCGAAGGCGTATCCGGGTGCGGGGCCGGAGGTGCTGGCCGCGAGCCGGGAGCAGGGGTTGGAGGGGGTGGTGGCCAAGCGGCTGGATTCGCCGTACACGCCGGGGGTGCGGTCGCCGCACTGGGTGAAGATCACGCGGGTGGCGACGCAGGAGGTGGTGGTCGGCGGGTGGCGGCCGGGTGAGGGCAAGCGCAAGGGGGTGGTGGGGGCGTTGTTGTTGGGGATCCCGGAGGGTGACGGGTTGGCGTTCGTGGGGTCGGTGGGGACGGGGTTCGGTGAGGCGGAGCTGCGGTCGTTGACGGCGCGGTTGGAGCGGTTGGCGGTGAAGAGGTCGCCGTTCGTGACGGAGGTGCCGCGGGAGCGGGCGAAGGGGGCGCGGTGGGTGCGGCCGGAGTTGGTGGGTGAGGTGGTGCACCGGCAGTGGACGGCGGACGGGCGGATGCGGTTCCCGACGTGGCGGGGGTTGCGGCCGGATCGTTCGCCTTCGGAGGTGCGGCGTCTTGGTTGA
- the ligD gene encoding non-homologous end-joining DNA ligase, which yields MVESAVVRVGDRRVKLTNLGKVLYPEVGFTKAEVIDYYTRIAPVLLPHLAGRPLTVRRFPDGVDGQSFFEKNAPSHAPEWVRRVRVETPGSSRGSEYLDFVVVDDLATLVWLANLAALELHVPQWTVGPRGGRRSPDLVVFDLDPGPPATVVECARVALVLREVLVADGLVPVVKTSGSKGLQVYAGVEVSDPLRPSEYAKAVARRLARERPDEIVWQMTKSLRTGKVLIDWSQNNPAKTTVAPYSLRARALPSVSTPVTWDEVEACRRVSDLVFTADQARARVDESGDLFAVEKASPLPG from the coding sequence TTGGTTGAGTCGGCGGTGGTGCGGGTCGGTGATCGGCGGGTGAAGCTGACCAACCTGGGGAAGGTGCTGTACCCGGAGGTGGGGTTCACCAAGGCGGAGGTGATCGACTACTACACGCGGATCGCGCCGGTGTTGTTGCCGCACCTGGCGGGGCGGCCGTTGACGGTGCGGCGGTTCCCGGACGGGGTGGACGGGCAGTCGTTCTTCGAGAAGAACGCGCCGTCGCACGCGCCGGAGTGGGTGCGGCGGGTGCGGGTGGAGACGCCGGGGTCCTCGCGCGGGTCGGAGTACCTGGACTTCGTGGTGGTGGACGACCTGGCGACGCTGGTGTGGCTTGCGAACCTGGCGGCGTTGGAGTTGCACGTGCCGCAGTGGACGGTGGGGCCGCGGGGTGGTCGCCGCTCCCCCGACCTGGTGGTGTTCGACCTGGACCCGGGGCCGCCGGCGACGGTGGTGGAGTGCGCGCGGGTGGCGCTGGTGCTGCGGGAGGTGTTGGTGGCGGACGGGTTGGTGCCGGTGGTGAAGACCAGCGGGTCGAAGGGGTTGCAGGTGTACGCGGGGGTGGAGGTGTCGGATCCGTTGCGGCCTTCGGAGTACGCGAAGGCGGTGGCGCGGCGGTTGGCGCGGGAGCGGCCCGACGAGATCGTGTGGCAGATGACCAAGTCGTTGCGCACGGGGAAGGTGCTGATCGACTGGTCGCAGAACAACCCGGCGAAGACGACGGTGGCGCCGTACTCGTTGCGGGCGCGGGCGTTGCCGTCGGTGTCCACGCCGGTGACGTGGGACGAGGTGGAGGCGTGCCGGCGGGTGTCGGACCTGGTGTTCACCGCGGACCAGGCGCGGGCGCGGGTGGACGAGTCGGGTGACCTGTTCGCGGTGGAAAAGGCGTCGCCGCTGCCGGGGTGA
- a CDS encoding GrpB family protein, translating to MSEELRAAFVDGRPDPGRRIELVEYDPAWPGLFEREAARVRGALGSAVLGLEHVGSTSVPGLAAKPVVDVVLAVASPADEAAYVPALEAAGYVLRIREPGWHEHRMFKGPDTNVNLHVFAVGSPEITRMVLFRDWLRAHPEDRARYEAVKRELAARSWTYLQGYADAKNDVVDEILARADPDAPPRVG from the coding sequence GTGAGCGAGGAGTTGCGGGCGGCGTTCGTGGACGGGCGGCCGGACCCGGGTCGGCGGATCGAGCTGGTGGAGTACGACCCGGCGTGGCCGGGGTTGTTCGAGCGCGAGGCGGCGCGGGTGCGGGGCGCGTTGGGGTCGGCGGTGCTGGGGTTGGAGCACGTCGGGTCGACGTCGGTGCCGGGGTTGGCGGCCAAGCCGGTGGTCGACGTGGTGTTGGCGGTGGCGTCGCCGGCCGACGAGGCGGCGTACGTGCCGGCGTTGGAGGCGGCGGGGTACGTGCTGCGGATCCGGGAGCCGGGGTGGCACGAGCACCGGATGTTCAAGGGGCCGGACACGAACGTGAACCTGCACGTGTTCGCGGTCGGGTCGCCGGAGATCACGCGGATGGTGCTGTTCCGGGACTGGCTGCGGGCGCACCCGGAGGACCGGGCGCGGTACGAGGCGGTGAAGCGGGAGCTGGCGGCGCGGTCGTGGACGTACTTGCAGGGGTACGCGGACGCGAAGAACGACGTGGTGGACGAGATCCTGGCGCGGGCTGATCCGGATGCGCCCCCGCGGGTGGGCTAG
- a CDS encoding BTAD domain-containing putative transcriptional regulator translates to MRFGVLGPVVARRADGTEVRVGGAGLRALLAVLAVDAGRVVGVDRLVEALYGERPPSRVANAVQSQVSRLRALLDVEIERSPAGYRLVVDPWEVDALRFEELVARGLPGEALALWRGPSLADVGDAPFAAVAAARWEELRLKVVEDHDVAPVEVLRELVAAHPLRERLVARLVRALHGQGRQAEALALVDRTRRVLAEELGADPSPELVAAHGEVLRGERPAGRHVLPAQLTSFVGRGEEVRLVGKALDEARLVTLLGPGGAGKTRLAVEVAATRPGDVFFVDLSPLGAGGDVPLAVVTALGLREDGRRAARAPRERLVAALSGREVLLVLDNCEHVVEDAAGLAGALLVACPGLRVLATSREALGVTGETVRPVPPLPAVDGSSPAVALFADRAVAVDPSFRLDGETVPLVVAICRALDGMPLAIELAAARVRSLPLAEVAARLDDRFRLLSRGNRAAAPRHRTLHAVVEWSWDLLTEAERVVARRLTVFSDGATLESAAAVCGVDDVDEVLPSLADKSLVEVSGGRYRMLDTIRAFGAARLAEAGEQESARRAHARWFLEVACRATPHLLRGEQLEWLAALVAEHENLKSAIRWAVGHDVELGLRLVAELGWYFWLRGLRTEGAVLAAEVLRAAGPVAPAGLTEEHLLCALSASASGTGDAVPGALSPRQDTPVGFTGPPTRPFLTMLWGMAYGVPDLAEPTLDARRGHLVGPDPWSRALAQVGLGMQYQYAGRPAQARAAHEEALAGFRALGERWGLSVVLSQLAELSRVEGDLDAAVVHLDEALALGERFGATEHTAGMLVQRAEWHRHRGSFDAAWADLERAAVMARTQGAVEVLAQVRHGMAEVARWRGDLEGARAWCEEALRVCPRGWFGPEEVRAHVHVAVGRLELARGDVAAARAVWGSAVESAAEWGNPMVLAAVAEAWAGSCVVSGDAGRAAELLGAARGLRGLAAVPVDADVLATEDAARAALGAEAFAAASARGAGFGRDGLLAALRK, encoded by the coding sequence GTGAGGTTCGGGGTGCTCGGTCCGGTGGTGGCGCGGCGGGCGGACGGGACCGAGGTCCGGGTCGGTGGGGCCGGGTTGCGGGCGTTGCTGGCGGTGCTCGCGGTGGACGCCGGTCGGGTGGTCGGGGTGGACCGGCTCGTGGAGGCGCTGTACGGGGAGCGTCCGCCTTCGCGGGTGGCCAACGCGGTGCAGTCGCAGGTGTCGCGGTTGCGGGCGTTGCTGGACGTGGAGATCGAGCGGTCGCCGGCCGGGTACCGGCTGGTGGTGGACCCGTGGGAGGTCGACGCGCTGCGGTTCGAGGAGCTGGTGGCGCGCGGGTTGCCCGGTGAGGCGTTGGCGTTGTGGCGGGGGCCGTCGTTGGCGGACGTGGGTGACGCGCCGTTCGCGGCGGTGGCGGCGGCGCGGTGGGAGGAGTTGCGGCTCAAGGTCGTCGAGGACCACGACGTGGCGCCGGTCGAGGTGTTGCGGGAGCTGGTGGCGGCGCACCCGTTGCGGGAGCGGTTGGTGGCGCGGCTGGTGCGGGCGTTGCACGGGCAGGGGCGGCAGGCCGAGGCGTTGGCGTTGGTGGACCGGACGCGGCGGGTGCTGGCCGAGGAGCTGGGGGCGGACCCGTCGCCGGAGCTGGTCGCCGCGCACGGCGAGGTGTTGCGGGGTGAGCGGCCTGCGGGGCGGCACGTGCTGCCGGCCCAGTTGACCAGTTTCGTCGGGCGCGGCGAGGAGGTGCGGCTGGTCGGGAAGGCGTTGGACGAGGCCCGGTTGGTGACGCTGCTGGGTCCGGGCGGTGCGGGCAAGACGCGGTTGGCGGTGGAGGTCGCGGCGACCCGGCCGGGGGACGTGTTCTTCGTGGACCTGTCGCCGTTGGGTGCGGGCGGGGACGTGCCGTTGGCGGTGGTGACGGCGTTGGGGTTGCGGGAGGACGGGCGGCGGGCCGCGCGTGCCCCGCGGGAGCGGCTGGTGGCGGCGCTGTCGGGCCGGGAGGTGCTGCTGGTGCTGGACAACTGCGAGCACGTGGTGGAGGACGCGGCCGGGTTGGCCGGTGCGCTGCTGGTGGCGTGCCCGGGGTTGCGGGTATTGGCGACCAGCCGGGAGGCGCTGGGCGTGACCGGGGAGACCGTGCGGCCGGTGCCTCCGCTGCCGGCGGTGGACGGCTCCTCCCCCGCTGTCGCGTTGTTCGCCGACCGGGCGGTGGCGGTGGACCCGTCGTTCCGGCTCGACGGCGAGACGGTGCCGCTGGTGGTGGCGATCTGCCGGGCGTTGGACGGGATGCCGCTGGCGATCGAGCTCGCGGCGGCGCGGGTGCGGTCGTTGCCGTTGGCGGAGGTGGCGGCGCGGTTGGACGACCGGTTCCGGTTGCTGTCGCGTGGCAACCGGGCCGCCGCGCCACGGCACCGGACCCTGCACGCGGTCGTGGAGTGGAGCTGGGACCTGCTCACCGAGGCCGAGCGGGTGGTGGCGCGGCGGCTGACGGTGTTCTCCGACGGGGCGACGCTGGAATCCGCGGCCGCGGTGTGCGGGGTGGACGACGTGGATGAGGTGCTGCCGTCGTTGGCGGACAAGTCGCTGGTGGAGGTGTCCGGGGGCCGGTACCGGATGCTGGACACGATCCGGGCGTTCGGGGCGGCGCGGCTCGCGGAGGCCGGTGAGCAGGAGTCGGCGCGGCGGGCGCACGCGCGGTGGTTCCTGGAGGTGGCGTGCCGGGCGACGCCGCACCTGCTGCGCGGTGAGCAGCTGGAGTGGTTGGCGGCGTTGGTGGCCGAGCACGAGAACCTCAAGTCCGCGATCCGGTGGGCGGTCGGCCACGACGTGGAGCTCGGGTTGCGGCTGGTGGCGGAGCTGGGCTGGTACTTCTGGCTGCGCGGGCTGCGCACGGAGGGCGCGGTGCTGGCCGCCGAGGTGCTGCGCGCGGCGGGTCCCGTGGCGCCGGCCGGGTTGACCGAGGAGCACCTGCTGTGCGCGTTGTCCGCGTCGGCGTCCGGGACCGGTGACGCGGTGCCGGGTGCGCTGTCGCCGCGCCAGGACACGCCCGTGGGGTTCACCGGGCCGCCGACGCGGCCGTTCCTGACCATGCTGTGGGGCATGGCCTACGGGGTGCCGGACCTGGCCGAGCCGACCCTGGACGCGCGGCGCGGGCACCTGGTCGGGCCGGACCCGTGGTCGCGGGCGCTGGCCCAGGTCGGGTTGGGCATGCAGTACCAGTACGCGGGGCGGCCGGCCCAGGCGCGGGCGGCGCACGAGGAGGCGCTGGCCGGGTTCCGGGCGTTGGGCGAGCGGTGGGGCCTGTCGGTGGTGCTGTCGCAGCTGGCCGAGTTGTCGCGGGTCGAGGGCGACCTGGACGCGGCGGTGGTGCACCTGGACGAGGCACTGGCGTTGGGCGAGCGGTTCGGCGCGACCGAGCACACCGCGGGGATGCTCGTGCAGCGCGCGGAGTGGCACCGCCACCGCGGGTCGTTCGACGCGGCGTGGGCGGACCTGGAACGGGCGGCGGTGATGGCCCGGACACAGGGCGCGGTGGAGGTGCTGGCCCAGGTGCGGCACGGCATGGCCGAGGTCGCCCGGTGGCGCGGGGACCTCGAGGGGGCGCGGGCGTGGTGCGAGGAGGCGCTGCGGGTGTGTCCGCGGGGGTGGTTCGGTCCCGAGGAGGTGCGGGCGCACGTCCACGTGGCGGTGGGTCGGCTGGAGCTGGCCCGCGGGGACGTGGCGGCGGCGCGGGCGGTGTGGGGGTCGGCCGTGGAGTCGGCGGCGGAATGGGGCAACCCGATGGTGCTGGCGGCCGTCGCCGAGGCGTGGGCCGGGTCGTGCGTGGTCTCGGGGGACGCCGGGCGGGCGGCGGAGCTGCTGGGCGCGGCCCGGGGACTGCGCGGCCTGGCCGCCGTGCCGGTCGACGCCGATGTGCTCGCCACCGAGGACGCCGCGCGGGCGGCACTGGGAGCGGAGGCGTTCGCGGCGGCGTCGGCGCGGGGCGCGGGGTTCGGGCGGGACGGCCTGCTGGCCGCGCTGCGCAAGTAA
- a CDS encoding DNA sulfur modification protein DndB: MSITIDPLRLSKPQDSSTYLAIRTNQGGRAVYSTRVPLLDLPTILPVPDPNDVDKDNRKVDRLHAKQFGEYLDSKQDWVAPALLARDGGGCTFEQVDGHGAVGYLTIPWAIGGIATLRTIDGQHRVLGVSIEKQRITVAISAIDRELARKVSVDKAAKLRVERENLVGRMNRLKNEFIGLDIYVEPDPIKAQQMFVDVADNAKGISSAVRARFDNYKIANRTLGDVIDHPLLKGRVDAEQDRMTLKNPNLMGAKHVADITRAIIAKPGGRVGKRAEQTLTDGEVIEQVKDFLDVISTAFTGLSAITEDDPDAERVPGELTKAQQLRRNSLLGSVGMLRVLGGVFRDLRTGDNPVELGDITEFFKRLDPHMTAPVDESSIWRTTEAHIDFEPNASAPIMRTQNIIHLVGVISGWYRRPPASL; this comes from the coding sequence GTGAGCATTACTATCGATCCACTACGACTCTCGAAGCCACAGGACTCCAGCACCTACCTGGCAATAAGAACCAACCAGGGTGGTCGTGCGGTGTACAGCACGCGCGTACCGTTGCTGGACTTGCCCACGATCCTCCCGGTGCCCGACCCCAACGACGTCGACAAGGACAACCGCAAGGTCGACCGGCTGCACGCCAAGCAGTTCGGGGAGTACCTCGACTCCAAGCAGGACTGGGTTGCGCCGGCGCTGTTGGCACGTGACGGTGGCGGCTGCACGTTCGAGCAGGTCGACGGGCATGGCGCGGTCGGCTACCTCACCATTCCCTGGGCCATCGGCGGAATCGCCACCTTGCGGACGATCGACGGTCAGCACCGCGTACTGGGTGTTTCGATCGAGAAGCAGCGCATCACCGTGGCGATCTCTGCCATCGATCGCGAGTTGGCGCGCAAGGTCAGTGTCGACAAGGCCGCGAAGCTCCGGGTCGAGCGGGAGAACCTGGTCGGCCGCATGAACAGGCTGAAGAACGAGTTCATCGGCCTGGACATCTACGTGGAGCCCGATCCCATCAAAGCGCAACAGATGTTCGTCGATGTTGCAGACAACGCCAAGGGCATCAGCAGCGCCGTCCGTGCCCGTTTCGACAACTACAAGATCGCCAACCGCACCTTGGGCGATGTGATCGACCACCCGCTGCTGAAGGGGCGCGTCGATGCGGAGCAGGACCGCATGACGCTGAAGAACCCCAACTTGATGGGCGCGAAGCACGTCGCCGACATCACCCGCGCCATCATCGCCAAGCCCGGTGGTCGTGTCGGCAAACGGGCGGAGCAGACGCTCACCGACGGCGAGGTCATCGAGCAGGTGAAGGACTTCCTCGACGTCATCTCCACCGCCTTCACCGGCTTGTCCGCCATCACCGAGGATGACCCCGACGCCGAGCGTGTTCCCGGCGAGCTGACCAAGGCCCAGCAACTGCGACGCAATTCGCTGCTCGGCTCGGTGGGCATGCTGCGGGTGTTGGGCGGAGTGTTCCGCGACCTGCGCACGGGGGACAACCCCGTCGAACTCGGCGACATCACGGAGTTCTTCAAGCGGCTCGACCCGCACATGACGGCCCCTGTCGACGAATCGAGCATCTGGCGAACGACCGAGGCTCACATCGACTTCGAGCCCAACGCTTCGGCCCCGATCATGCGGACACAGAACATCATCCACCTGGTCGGCGTGATTTCGGGCTGGTACCGGAGGCCACCGGCATCGCTCTAG
- a CDS encoding alpha/beta fold hydrolase yields the protein MPRFSSYDGTALAYRVVGDGEPLVCLPGGAGRAVSYLGELGGLSAHRALVLLDNRGTGSSDEPADPSTYRRDRLALDVEALRQHLGLERLDLLGHSAGAGIAMAYAEHFPHHLSSLVLLTPALRAAGLSPTEEDWADHLAVHAHQPWHADAVRALRAWSAGDDSLTNRLAAAPLFYGSWTPAAQAHAAAEDAERSKEAQQGYWAEGAFSPGHTRRALADLAIPVLVYAGGVDPVSPPHLVRQLAELIPGAEYTEQPGAGHFPWIDDPEFLVKRLAAFLT from the coding sequence ATGCCCCGCTTCTCCTCCTACGACGGCACCGCTTTGGCCTACCGCGTGGTCGGCGACGGCGAGCCGCTGGTGTGCCTGCCCGGCGGCGCCGGACGCGCCGTGTCCTACCTGGGCGAGCTGGGTGGCCTGTCCGCGCACCGCGCCCTGGTGCTGCTGGACAACCGCGGCACCGGCTCCTCCGACGAGCCGGCCGACCCGTCGACCTACCGCCGCGACCGGCTGGCCCTGGACGTGGAGGCCCTGCGGCAGCACCTGGGCCTGGAGCGCCTGGACCTGCTCGGGCACTCGGCCGGCGCCGGCATCGCGATGGCCTACGCCGAGCACTTCCCGCACCACCTGTCGAGCCTGGTGCTGCTGACCCCGGCGCTGCGCGCGGCCGGCCTGAGCCCCACCGAGGAGGACTGGGCCGACCACCTGGCCGTGCACGCGCACCAGCCGTGGCACGCCGACGCGGTGCGCGCGCTGCGGGCGTGGTCGGCCGGCGACGACTCCCTGACCAACCGCCTCGCCGCCGCCCCGCTGTTCTACGGCTCCTGGACGCCGGCGGCCCAGGCCCACGCAGCGGCCGAGGACGCCGAGCGCTCGAAGGAGGCGCAGCAGGGCTACTGGGCGGAAGGCGCGTTCAGCCCCGGCCACACCCGCCGCGCGCTGGCCGACCTGGCGATCCCGGTCCTGGTGTACGCGGGCGGCGTGGACCCGGTGTCCCCGCCCCACCTGGTGCGGCAGCTGGCGGAACTGATCCCGGGCGCGGAGTACACCGAGCAGCCGGGGGCGGGCCACTTCCCGTGGATCGACGACCCGGAGTTCCTGGTCAAGCGCCTGGCCGCCTTCCTGACCTGA
- a CDS encoding PPOX class F420-dependent oxidoreductase, which yields MPRTATAHTPDRAGLLEFLRPRHRALLVTTRRDGRPQTSPVTCGVDDAGRVVVSTYPQRAKVHNARRDPRVSLCVLSDDWDGPYVHLDGTAEVLDLPEALEPLVDYYRSISGEHPDWDDYRAAMLRQGKVLLRVTIDAWGPIATGGFPPELNR from the coding sequence ATGCCGAGGACCGCCACCGCGCACACCCCCGACCGGGCCGGGCTGCTGGAGTTCCTGCGCCCCCGCCACCGCGCCCTGCTCGTCACCACCCGCCGCGACGGGCGACCCCAGACCTCACCGGTCACCTGCGGGGTCGACGACGCCGGCCGGGTCGTGGTGTCCACGTACCCTCAGCGCGCCAAGGTCCACAACGCCCGCCGCGACCCGCGCGTGTCGCTGTGCGTGCTCTCCGACGACTGGGACGGCCCCTACGTGCACCTCGACGGCACCGCCGAGGTGCTCGACCTGCCCGAGGCGCTGGAACCGCTGGTGGACTACTACCGGTCGATCTCCGGCGAGCACCCCGACTGGGACGACTACCGCGCCGCCATGCTCCGCCAGGGCAAGGTGCTGCTGCGGGTCACCATCGACGCGTGGGGGCCGATCGCCACCGGCGGGTTCCCGCCCGAACTCAACCGCTGA
- a CDS encoding VOC family protein, with translation MSEPSPSPSRGVRRVELAVPDPEPIADFYAFLLGWVVIPEPDGVFSGWVGDRLALRVRPGSDGYRVVFAGTRPRELREGAAVDSGRVLHGPWAPEPRAGEPCWVEFMGAADDGFWTGELGWAARTPDEPFTVYDTDARAVAGRLVGEQQRWVCYFAVPDVAKACEVAAETGGTVAIGPTEVPTGVVASIADPAGSVFAVLQDPPGWGGTWSSPFSG, from the coding sequence GTGTCCGAACCCTCCCCGAGCCCGTCGCGCGGTGTGCGCCGCGTCGAACTGGCCGTCCCCGACCCCGAGCCGATCGCCGACTTCTACGCGTTCCTGCTGGGCTGGGTGGTGATCCCCGAGCCGGACGGGGTGTTCAGCGGCTGGGTGGGTGACCGGCTGGCGCTGCGGGTGCGGCCCGGCTCCGACGGGTACCGGGTGGTGTTCGCCGGCACGCGGCCGCGTGAGCTGCGCGAGGGCGCGGCGGTGGACTCCGGTCGGGTGCTGCACGGGCCGTGGGCGCCCGAGCCGCGGGCGGGCGAGCCGTGCTGGGTGGAGTTCATGGGCGCCGCGGACGACGGGTTCTGGACCGGTGAGCTGGGGTGGGCGGCACGCACCCCGGACGAGCCGTTCACCGTCTACGACACCGACGCGCGCGCGGTGGCGGGCCGGTTGGTGGGCGAGCAGCAGCGGTGGGTGTGCTACTTCGCCGTGCCCGACGTGGCCAAGGCGTGCGAGGTGGCGGCGGAGACCGGCGGCACCGTGGCGATCGGGCCGACCGAGGTGCCCACCGGGGTCGTGGCGTCGATCGCCGACCCGGCGGGCTCGGTGTTCGCGGTGCTGCAGGACCCGCCCGGGTGGGGCGGGACGTGGTCCAGCCCGTTCAGCGGTTGA